Proteins from one Acropora muricata isolate sample 2 chromosome 9, ASM3666990v1, whole genome shotgun sequence genomic window:
- the LOC136927376 gene encoding uncharacterized protein, with the protein MSEIVTSLLKAVAGFLVDKARDRAADKLKEGDVTDNKIRELIQREINDIKSKLDALSRKDLLTAIDAFQVGVRYLYQALDIASETIRSANTTSATSTKETLMNATEAPALTAAIERGIKNVGITEFGAEAKDLLLQAQKRFEMAREKATEAFNNEALDTLHRITAIRYRVMAALLESVAKSLAATTDLSSLSRKNALKSARPECEQSVQQLYSLPDVRKNFEVELMSGSFNFRGRFGRDERREIICAVCQINRFIHDAQKFDFDHYDWASIKIGKKSINLLYGSEVAEVLDEAGMQHCCVRYEWSFGDNGEGHRLKKSTRIATNTHGEFLVVDWDDDTIKVFDSSGEFIYKINPQLDHPVTTHDVVDVATDVNNKTYILVRPSESGTDTREVQVFTKTEMCEKFPVRDRGHRLKVSHDRVFVSTQDVIDVYELNGIPVGSFGEGTVCAVRDIATGSDGQIFVLSSKWGEEKITYVFTADGHQQNNFRVKGKEDDYACLASYPSGEYIVFSGFERKTGRLKVAMYRKDGVFNRSVTLGERVYIDGVLCEYYVYGIAVTNDGSVAISFCDQEGQRKVIVRPMKPY; encoded by the coding sequence ATGTCAGAGATTGTGACATCTTTGCTCAAAGCCGTAGCGGGCTTCCTCGTCGATAAAGCCAGAGATCGTGCAGCAGACAAACTGAAGGAAGGCGATGTCACAGACAACAAAATCCGAGAGCTCATCCAACGAGAAATTAACGATATCAAGTCAAAGTTGGATGCGTTGTCAAGAAAGGATCTCCTAACCGCTATAGATGCTTTTCAAGTCGGTGTCAGGTATCTGTACCAAGCACTAGATATAGCCTCCGAGACCATCAGATCAGCGAATACCACATCAGCAACCTCTACGAAAGAAACGCTGATGAACGCAACTGAAGCTCCTGCTCTAACTGCGGCTATCGAAAGGGGAATAAAAAACGTAGGGATCACAGAGTTTGGTGCCGAAGCAAAAGACCTGCTTCTCCAGGCGCAAAAGAGATTCGAAATGGCTCGTGAAAAAGCAACCGAAGCTTTCAACAATGAGGCCTTGGACACGCTTCACCGCATTACTGCTATTCGGTACCGAGTTATGGCAGCATTGTTGGAGTCAGTTGCAAAGAGTCTTGCAGCCACAACAGATTTATCGAGTCTGTCTCGTAAGAATGCCCTAAAAAGTGCAAGGCCAGAATGTGAACAAAGTGTACAGCAACTATACTCTTTACCAGATGTTAGGAAAAACTTTGAAGTTGAGCTTATGAGTGGTTCCTTCAATTTCAGAGGGAGATTTGGCCGAGATGAACGAAGAGAAATTATTTGTGCCGTTTGCCAAATAAATCGTTTTATTCACGATgctcaaaaatttgattttgatcATTATGATTGGGCATCAATTAAAATCGGAAAGAAATCAATAAATCTTCTGTACGGCAGCGAAGTTGCGGAAGTTTTGGATGAAGCTGGAATGCAGCACTGTTGTGTACGTTATGAATGGTCATTTGGTGACAACGGAGAAGGGCACAGGCTAAAGAAATCAACACGTATCGCCACCAACACACATGGAGAGTTTCTTGTAGTAGACTGGGATGATGATACAATCAAGGTGTTTGACAGCAGTGGAGAATTCATTTACAAGATTAATCCTCAGTTGGATCACCCTGTGACGACTCATGATGTTGTTGATGTAGCTACTGATGTAAACAACAAAACCTACATACTGGTTCGGCCTAGTGAGTCTGGGACTGATACACGTGAAGTTCAGGTTTTTACCAAAACTGAAATGTGCGAGAAGTTTCCTGTGAGGGACCGCGGCCACCGCCTGAAAGTCAGCCATGACAGAGTGTTTGTATCCACTCAAGATGTGATTGATGTGTATGAGCTTAATGGCATACCTGTTGGTAGCTTTGGAGAAGGAACAGTATGTGCTGTAAGAGATATCGCGACTGGATCTGATGGTCAAATCTTTGTGCTAAGTAGCAAATGGGGTGAGGAAAAAATCACCTATGTATTCACCGCGGATGGTCACCAACAGAACAACTTTAGAGTCAAAGGCAAGGAAGATGATTATGCCTGTCTGGCCAGTTATCCATCGGGTGAATATATCGTCTTCTCTGGTTTTGAACGTAAAACAGGAAGACTAAAAGTGGCGATGTATCGCAAAGATGGCGTGTTTAATCGATCAGTTACACTTGGCGAAAGGGTTTACATAGATGGGGTATTGTGCGAATATTATGTCTATGGGATTGCAGTCACCAATGATGGCAGCGTCGCTATTTCCTTTTGCGATCAAGAAGGCCAAAGAAAGGTGATCGTTCGTCCTATGAAACCTTATTGA
- the LOC136927382 gene encoding uncharacterized protein isoform X2 produces the protein MPDQGLSAKELRRIWNDEFLPSIRREIKNEILELKSSIKALTERCNELEKSQDFVSKKYDTAIAALQSVKSEISNLDKKHTTIVNSFEEKLGELAGTTDRQDQSLYRVESALDETQQYLRRDCLEINGVPISSYENPNQLVKEVGLLAGVEIDDRHIAAAHKLPDSKNVKNRLIVKFIQRDKREELYKHRKNLVGKNISHLPSVEDGNGKIFINESLTSYRKRLFGRIREYKRDNNSKYLWTSNGKIMLKVNDTSPTQAFVTHEQFEDYLDQISNH, from the coding sequence ATGCCGGATCAAGGTTTAAGTGCAAAAGAATTACGAAGAATTTGGAATGATGAATTTCTACCAAGTATAAGACGTGAAATTAAAAACGAGATACTTGAACTCAAATCGAGCATCAAAGCACTAACTGAGAGATGTAACGAGTTGGAGAAGTCTCAAGATTTTGTCTCTAAGAAATATGACACTGCCATAGCTGCTCTCCAAAGTGTTAAAAGCGAAATATCTAACCTCGATAAAAAACATACAACGATTGTAAATTCGTTTGAGGAGAAACTCGGAGAGCTGGCGGGGACAACCGACAGACAAGATCAGTCATTGTATCGGGTCGAGAGCGCTCTTGATGAGACCCAACAGTATCTGAGGAGAGATTGTTTAGAAATCAACGGCGTACCGATCTCATCGTATGAAAACCCCAATCAACTTGTGAAAGAAGTTGGCTTGCTCGCTGGTGTTGAAATTGATGATCGCCATATTGCCGCCGCGCATAAACTCCCAGactcaaagaatgtaaaaaATCGTCTCATTGTGAAATTTATTCAGAGAGATAAGAGGGAAGAACTGTACAAGCATCGGAAGAACCTGGTAGGAAAAAACATCAGCCACCTGCCCTCAGTTGAAGATGGGAATGGCAAGATCTTTATTAATGAATCCTTGACTAGTTATCGCAAGAGGCTCTTTGGTCGCATAAGGGAGTACAAGAGAGATAACAATTCGAAATACCTGTGGACAAGCAATGGTAAAATTATGTTGAAAGTGAATGATACGTCCCCCACACAAGCCTTTGTGACACACGAACAATTTGAGGATTATCTCGACCAGATAAGCAATCATTGA
- the LOC136927382 gene encoding uncharacterized protein isoform X1: MSLDMLAVMNSLQVLPFYDLDDREFSFVIGNWTGQSDELMKSDLYNILPNPDKNDEVDPDSIFNNPQSEYYSVSKLNNLSHTTQGKGISLFHCNIRSLTKNLTLLNDMLYFLDSRPDVMAITETRLSSNSVSNLDISNYNFFHTDSPTTAGGAAIYVNKVLKAIPRPDLKIDLPLVESCWVEIDPNNNRKHIMIGCIYKHPTANVEEFTIKFDEFLNQLNPNKYDMYIMGDMNIDLLKYYCHQQTERYLDMIYSFNLLPVITKPTRITSHTATLIDHIYTNTINRLTSGIVTVDISDHLPVFCLVDTPLKKQTKRNMYVRDYSKFNTESYLHDIHSIDWNAIADQCNDLHEVTACIIDAIKLIVEKHAPKIKLSRNQQRLLKKPWLTRGIVKSIKSKHVMYKTHFLSNDPAKIAEYKKYSNKINQLKNISKKTYFCRHFEMCKSNLKATWKLIGTLIKRKTKSQTIPQKIVRNNKIYTSTEDIVDQFNKHFINVGPNLASKIDKSNDNPTQYISSPLINSFVMENVTEAQVSNLFKKPRYK, encoded by the coding sequence ATGTCATTGGATATGCTTGCCGTTATGAATTCACTGCAGGTACTACCCTTTTATGATCTTGATGACAGAGAATTTAGCTTTGTGATTGGTAATTGGACTGGACAATCTGATGAATTAATGAAATCTGATCTTTATAACATTCTACCAAATCCTGataaaaatgatgaagttgacCCTGATTCTATATTTAATAATCCACAGTCTGAGTACTATAGTGTGTCAaaactaaataatttatctCATACCACCCAGGGTAAAGGTATTTCCCTTTTCCACTGTAATATAAGAAGTTTGACAAAAAATTTGACCCTATTAAATGACATGTTATATTTCTTGGACTCGAGACCGGATGTAATGGCTATAACAGAGACTAGATTGAGTTCCAATTCTGTATCTAACCTTGATATAtcaaattataatttttttcatactgATTCACCCACAACTGCAGGAGGTGCAGCTATCTATGTCAACAAAGTTCTCAAAGCCATTCCAAGACCTGATTTGAAAATAGATTTACCATTAGTCGAGTCCTGTTGGGTTGAAATTGACCCTAACAATAATAGAAAGCACATTATGATTGGCTGTATTTACAAACACCCGACTGCAAATGTGGAAGAATTTACAattaaatttgatgaattttTAAACCAACTTAACCCTAACAAATATGATATGTATATAATGGGTGATATGAATATTGACCTTCTTAAGTATTATTGTCATCAGCAAACAGAGAGATACCTTGACATGATCTACTCTTTTAATCTTTTACCAGTCATAACTAAACCTACTAGAATCACTAGTCATACAGCGACATTGATAGATCACATCTATACCAACACTATTAATAGATTGACCTCTGGGATTGTCACAGTTGATATCTCAGACCATTTGCCAGTCTTTTGTTTAGTTGACACACCTctcaaaaagcaaacaaaacgaAATATGTATGTTAGAGATTACAGTAAATTTAACACAGAATCATATCTCCATGACATTCATTCAATCGACTGGAATGCAATTGCTGATCAATGTAATGATTTGCATGAAGTAACAGCTTGCATTATTGATGCAATTAAATTGATTGTTGAAAAACACGCACCAAAAATAAAACTGTCTAGGAATCAACAAAGGCTCCTAAAAAAACCCTGGTTAACAAGAGGAATCGTTAAATCTATTAAATCTAAGCATGTTATGTACAAAACTCATTTTCTATCCAATGATCCAGCCAAAATAGCTGAGTACAAAAAATACTCAAATAAAATTAACCAACTTAAGAATATTAGTAAGAAAACATACTTCTGTAGGCATTTTGAGATGTgtaaaagtaatttaaaagCTACCTGGAAATTGATTGGCACATTGATaaagagaaagacaaaaagCCAGACTATTCCCCAGAAAATAGTTAGGAATAACAAGATTTATACCAGCACTGAAGATATTGTAGATCAGTTTAATAAACATTTTATTAATGTGGGCCCAAACTTGGCTAGTAAAATTGACAAAAGTAATGACAATCCTACACAATATATTTCATCACCATTAATTAACAGTTTTGTTATGGAAAATGTCACAGAAGCTCAGGTCTCCAACTTGTTCAAAAAACCTCGATACAAATAA
- the LOC136927385 gene encoding cyclic GMP-AMP synthase-like receptor — translation MASSIEDTLMKLDKCHSVDYNNDEEKLIKSKIEAIVHDISTRIGASNPILSNTIVQCGSFYHNSKITAPDEFDFLLVLNKFSQPDVCSSQPFDDPGYPQLISLKIDYKKLDIEPESGFELEDDPRRRQVALAATIESDYRNSIRNCLPTLPLPHGISFTTSQKSIRVVEGDKKFLDCIRFSGPALTLFLNWKGVQYPNLNISVDMTYVIQVQGLPSYCNLEKRLPSEHPLVKAGFFAEVHHELFYTRMLDDTWRQTFTVLENKMISFWFKETESSNLCYRLLKIIRDILMPMDQLGEAILKTYVLKTAFLHECEQYPEARFWTKNEISRRLISIFQRLLAAFQTRFLPNYFTETQNALSYPFDSEPEVENSEEDNRFIASVHEATCKITKDVICLLENSSTDHQPLQHWFEPMSRTEISDPDISEHKQFWDFDWI, via the coding sequence ATGGCTTCCAGTATTGAAGACACACTGATGAAACTCGACAAGTGCCACAGTGTTGACTACAACAATGATGAGGAGAAGCTCATAAAATCAAAAATAGAAGCGATTGTTCATGATATCTCTACAAGAATAGGTGCGTCTAATCCCATCCTTTCAAATACTATTGTTCAATGTGGTAGTTTTTATCACAATAGCAAAATCACTGCTCCTGATGAATTTGATTTCCTTTTGGTTTTGAACAAGTTCTCTCAACCAGACGTATGTAGTTCTCAGCCCTTTGATGATCCGGGATATCCGCAATTGATTTCATTGAAGATCGACTACAAGAAATTAGATATTGAACCTGAAAGTGGTTTTGAGTTGGAAGATGACCCAAGAAGAAGGCAAGTGGCACTAGCAGCTACAATTGAAAGTGATTATCGCAATTCAATTCGAAACTGTTTACCAACCTTGCCGTTACCACATGGGATCTCATTTACAACATCCCAAAAGTCCATCAGAGTTGTTGAAGGAGACAAAAAATTTCTGGATTGTATCCGGTTCTCTGGGCCAGCGCTGACACTATTTCTGAACTGGAAAGGAGTGCAGTACCCCAACTTAAACATATCTGTTGATATGACTTATGTTATTCAAGTCCAAGGTTTACCATCGTATTGCAATCTCGAGAAACGTTTACCAAGTGAACATCCATTAGTAAAAGCTGGATTTTTTGCTGAAGTCCATCATGAACTGTTCTACACACGCATGCTGGATGACACATGGAGGCAGACATTTACTGtacttgaaaacaaaatgatttcattttgGTTTAAGGAGACCGAGTCAAGTAATTTGTGTTATCGGCTGCTGAAAATAATCCGTGACATTCTAATGCCAATGGATCAGCTTGGAGAGGccattttaaaaacatatgtcTTGAAAACTGCATTTCTTCATGAATGTGAACAATACCCAGAGGCAAGGTTTTGGACCAAAAATGAAATATCAAGACGTCTTATATCCATCTTTCAAAGGCTTCTGGCTGCGTTTCAAACCAGATTCTTACCAAACTATTTTACTGAGACACAAAATGCATTATCTTACCCATTCGATTCTGAACCTGAAGTTGAAAACTCAGAGGAGGATAATCGTTTCATTGCCAGTGTACATGAGGCTACATGTAAAATAACTAAagatgtaatttgtttgttggaGAACAGTTCAACTGATCACCAGCCTTTACAGCACTGGTTTGAACCAATGTCAAGAACTGAAATCTCAGACCCAGATATTTCAGAGCACAAGCAGTTTTGGGATTTTGACTGGATTTGA